One Ranitomeya variabilis isolate aRanVar5 chromosome 5, aRanVar5.hap1, whole genome shotgun sequence DNA window includes the following coding sequences:
- the LOC143776950 gene encoding aldo-keto reductase family 1 member C23-like protein isoform X2, whose protein sequence is MAVEPYVLLNDGHRIPVIGFGTYAPEKYPKSMSEEATRLAIEAGYRHIDGAYLYGNEEEVGRAIKDKIADGTIKREDLFQTGKLWSTFHSPDLVRPVLEKSLKDLQMDYLDLFLIHMPVAFKTGEDLIPVDENGKYLFNHTDLRDIWEAMERCKDAGLVKSIGVSNFNRRQLEMILNKPGLKHKPVCNQVECHLFLNQSKMLEFCKSRDIALVAYSALGSSRDETWGIGAGAPVLLEDPVLNTIAHKLGRTPAQVAMRYLLQRGIVVLAKSFTPARIKQNLQVLDFQLSEEDMTILHGQNKNLRYDRMEMCEDHPEYPYHDEY, encoded by the exons ATGGCCGTGGAGCCCTACGTCCTTCTCAATGATGGTCACAGAATCCCTGTAATTGGATTTGGGACATACGCCCCCGAAAAG TATCCGAAAAGCATGTCTGAGGAAGCTACAAGATTGGCCATTGAAGCCGGATATCGCCACATTGACGGCGCCTACTTGTACGGCAATGAGGAAGAAGTTGGCCGCGCCATTAAGGATAAGATCGCAGACGGGACCATAAAAAGAGAAGATTTGTTCCAAACTGGAAAA CTATGGAGCACTTTTCACTCTCCGGATCTGGTGCGCCCAGTCCTGGAAAAATCCCTAAAAGACCTGCAGATGGATTACCTTGATCTTTTCCTAATTCACATGCCTGTGGCGTTTAAG ACTGGAGAAGATCTGATACCTGTGGATGAGAATGGAAAATATCTGTTTAACCACACGGACCTGCGAGACATCTGGGAG GCCATGGAGCGGTGTAAGGACGCCGGGCTGGTGAAATCCATCGGAGTGTCCAACTTCAACCGCCGGCAGCTGGAAATGATCCTGAATAAGCCGGGACTGAAGCACAAGCCCGTCTGTAACCAG GTAGAGTGCCACCTATTTCTGAACCAAAGCAAAATGCTGGAGTTCTGCAAGTCACGGGACATCGCGCTGGTGGCGTACAGTGCGCTGGGGTCCAGCCGGGACGAAACATGGGG GATCGGTGCCGGCGCGCCTGTACTCCTGGAGGACCCGGTGCTGAATACTATAGCCCATAAGCTGGGTCGTACCCCTGCCCAGGTGGCCATGCGGTACCTGCTGCAGAGGGGGATCGTTGTCCTGGCCAAAAGCTTCACCCCGGCGAGGATCAAACAGAATTTACAG GTTCTAGATTTCCAGCTTTCCGAAGAAGACATGACCATTCTCCACGGGCAGAATAAGAATCTTCGTTATGACCGCATGGAAAT GTGTGAGGACCATCCGGAATATCCCTACCATGACGAATATTAA
- the LOC143776950 gene encoding aldo-keto reductase family 1 member C3-like isoform X1, with the protein MIFRRTVKTICRFLIIGVKLHRVHRPLTPPFVIMAVEPYVLLNDGHRIPVIGFGTYAPEKYPKSMSEEATRLAIEAGYRHIDGAYLYGNEEEVGRAIKDKIADGTIKREDLFQTGKLWSTFHSPDLVRPVLEKSLKDLQMDYLDLFLIHMPVAFKTGEDLIPVDENGKYLFNHTDLRDIWEAMERCKDAGLVKSIGVSNFNRRQLEMILNKPGLKHKPVCNQVECHLFLNQSKMLEFCKSRDIALVAYSALGSSRDETWGIGAGAPVLLEDPVLNTIAHKLGRTPAQVAMRYLLQRGIVVLAKSFTPARIKQNLQVLDFQLSEEDMTILHGQNKNLRYDRMEMCEDHPEYPYHDEY; encoded by the exons ATGATATTTAGAAGAACCGTCAAAACTATCTGCAGATTTCTGATTATAGGGGTTAAACTCCACCGTGTGCACAGACCGCTGACTCCACCTTTCGTCATCATGGCCGTGGAGCCCTACGTCCTTCTCAATGATGGTCACAGAATCCCTGTAATTGGATTTGGGACATACGCCCCCGAAAAG TATCCGAAAAGCATGTCTGAGGAAGCTACAAGATTGGCCATTGAAGCCGGATATCGCCACATTGACGGCGCCTACTTGTACGGCAATGAGGAAGAAGTTGGCCGCGCCATTAAGGATAAGATCGCAGACGGGACCATAAAAAGAGAAGATTTGTTCCAAACTGGAAAA CTATGGAGCACTTTTCACTCTCCGGATCTGGTGCGCCCAGTCCTGGAAAAATCCCTAAAAGACCTGCAGATGGATTACCTTGATCTTTTCCTAATTCACATGCCTGTGGCGTTTAAG ACTGGAGAAGATCTGATACCTGTGGATGAGAATGGAAAATATCTGTTTAACCACACGGACCTGCGAGACATCTGGGAG GCCATGGAGCGGTGTAAGGACGCCGGGCTGGTGAAATCCATCGGAGTGTCCAACTTCAACCGCCGGCAGCTGGAAATGATCCTGAATAAGCCGGGACTGAAGCACAAGCCCGTCTGTAACCAG GTAGAGTGCCACCTATTTCTGAACCAAAGCAAAATGCTGGAGTTCTGCAAGTCACGGGACATCGCGCTGGTGGCGTACAGTGCGCTGGGGTCCAGCCGGGACGAAACATGGGG GATCGGTGCCGGCGCGCCTGTACTCCTGGAGGACCCGGTGCTGAATACTATAGCCCATAAGCTGGGTCGTACCCCTGCCCAGGTGGCCATGCGGTACCTGCTGCAGAGGGGGATCGTTGTCCTGGCCAAAAGCTTCACCCCGGCGAGGATCAAACAGAATTTACAG GTTCTAGATTTCCAGCTTTCCGAAGAAGACATGACCATTCTCCACGGGCAGAATAAGAATCTTCGTTATGACCGCATGGAAAT GTGTGAGGACCATCCGGAATATCCCTACCATGACGAATATTAA